A region from the Triticum aestivum cultivar Chinese Spring chromosome 3D, IWGSC CS RefSeq v2.1, whole genome shotgun sequence genome encodes:
- the LOC123076840 gene encoding cold-responsive protein kinase 1 — protein sequence MHRMAHFPLLPALALAVTCALVPFTVADPQATQLNLGCSQYNATPTAAFLAALNSTFAELRANLSAGGGFATAAEPRAAAPAFALAQCRPYVTGRDCVACFDAAAARIHAACGAANGGRAILDGCVIRYESAAFFDQSTLPGNTQLCNGSAVPGSAFDGAVQALVRDLAAAVPRVPRLAAAAAGVGVYAVAQCVETVGAAGCAQCLQVAASNIGRCSPNSDGRAVDAGCFMRYSDKAFFPANATTDLAPYLRSGKSRGKGVIVGAILGSLAFLLFLGLLAVFWTWQSMKLKKPRRGDILGATELQGPTSFNYHDLKAATNNFSEKSKIGEGGFGDVFKGLLKNGKIVAVKRLSVMQTSRAKEDFESEVKLISNVQHRNLVRLLGCSRKGSECLLVYEYMANSSLDKFLYGERRGTLNWKQRFNIIVGMARGLAYLHQEFHVCIIHRDIKSSNVLLDDDFQPKIADFGLARLLPDDHSHLSTRFAGTLGYTAPEYAIHGQLSEKVDTYSFGIVILEIISGRKINDTRVEAEAQYLLESAWKLYENENVIKLVDGSLDHEEYMPEEVKRIIEIALLCTQSAVASRPTMSEVVVLLLSRNSPEILPTRPTFIDSISRVRGETSTSSSSSASKATVSISHLSAR from the exons ATGCACCGCATGGCTCACTTCCCGCTGTTGCCGGCTCTAGCTCTGGCGGTCACCTGCGCGTTGGTTCCGTTCACCGTCGCTGACCCGCAGGCTACGCAGCTCAACCTTGGGTGCAGCCAGTACAACGCCACGCCGACGGCCGCCTTCCTCGCCGCTCTAAACTCCACCTTCGCTGAGCTCCGCGCCAACCTCTCCGCCGGTGGCGGCTTCGCCACCGCAGCGGAgccgcgcgccgccgcgccggccttcGCGTTGGCGCAGTGCCGCCCATACGTCACCGGGAGGGACTGCGTCGCCTGCTTCGACGCCGCCGCGGCGCGCATCCACGCGGCCTGTGGCGCGGCTAACGGCGGGCGCGCCATCCTCGACGGCTGCGTCATACGGTACGAGAGCGCGGCGTTCTTCGACCAGTCGACGCTCCCTGGCAACACGCAGCTCTGCAACGGCTCCGCCGTGCCCGGCAGCGCTTTCGACGGCGCGGTGCAAGCGCTGGTCAGAGACCTCGCGGCCGCCGTGCCTCGCGTCCCGCGGCTCGCTGCGGCGGCCGCGGGGGTCGGCGTGTACGCCGTGGCGCAGTGTGTGGAGACGGTCGGAGCGGCCGGCTGCGCGCAGTGCCTCCAGGTAGCCGCGAGCAACATTGGCCGGTGCTCGCCCAATTCGGACGGCCGCGCAGTGGACGCCGGGTGCTTCATGAGGTACTCTGATAAGGCGTTCTTCCCAGCTAATGCGACCACAGACCTGGCGCCCTACTTGCGCTCCG GAAAATCAAGAGGGAAGGGGGTCATTGTAGGAGCAATTTTGGGAAGTCTGGCCTTCCTACTGTTTCTAGGGTTATTAGCTGTGTTTTGGACCTGGCAGTCTATGAAGCTAAAGAAGCCTCGAAGAG GTGATATACTTGGAGCAACGGAACTACAAGGTCCAACAAGTTTTAACTATCACGATCTTAAGGCCGCAACCAATAATTTTAGTGAGAAAAGTAAAATTGGAGAAGGAGGTTTTGGAGATGTCTTTAAG GGTTTGCTAAAAAATGGGAAAATTGTTGCAGTAAAAAGATTGTCAGTAATGCAAACTAGCAGGGCCAAAGAAGATTTTGAAAGTGAGGTAAAGCTGATTAGCAATGTTCAGCATCGAAATCTTGTCCGGCTTCTTGGTTGTTCTCGCAAGGGTTCTGAATGCCTGCTTGTTTATGAATATATGGCAAATAGTAGCCTTGACAAGTTCCTCTATG GTGAGAGACGTGGGACACTTAACTGGAAGCAGCGATTCAATATCATTGTTGGCATGGCTCGTGGCCTTGCTTATCTTCATCAAGAGTTCCATGTGTGTATCATACACCGTGACATAAAATCTAGCAATGTGCTTCTTGATGATGACTTCCAACCTAAGATTGCTGATTTTGGTTTGGCAAGGCTCCTACCTGATGATCATAGTCATCTCAGCACTAGATTTGCAGGAACATT GGGTTACACTGCTCCTGAGTATGCAATCCACGGCCAGCTATCGGAGAAGGTTGACACATACAGCTTTGGTATAGTCATTTTGGAAATAATAAGTGGTCGGAAAATCAATGATACAAGGGTTGAGGCAGAAGCACAATACCTACTTGAATCG GCATGGAAGCTATATGAAAATGAGAATGTGATTAAGTTGGTGGATGGATCATTAGATCATGAAGAATATATGCCAGAAGAGGTAAAACGAATAATAGAGATAGCACTTCTCTGCACTCAATCAGCTGTTGCTTCAAGGCCAACGATGTCAGAGGTAGTTGTGTTGTTGTTATCAAGAAATTCTCCAGAGATACTACCCACAAGGCCCACTTTTATCGATTCAATAAGTAGAGTGCGAGGTGAAACATCCACGTCCAGTTCATCCTCTGCATCCAAGGCCACCGTCTCTATTTCACATTTATCAGCCAGGTAA